In the Arachis ipaensis cultivar K30076 chromosome B10, Araip1.1, whole genome shotgun sequence genome, one interval contains:
- the LOC107622981 gene encoding LOW QUALITY PROTEIN: cullin-3B-like (The sequence of the model RefSeq protein was modified relative to this genomic sequence to represent the inferred CDS: inserted 1 base in 1 codon), which produces MSSQKKRTFQIEAFKHRVVVDPKYAEKTWKVLEHAIHEIYNHNASGLSFEELYRNAYNMVLHKFGEKLYSGLVTTMTSHLKEISQSIESAQGEIFLEELNRKWIDHNKALQMIRDILMYMDRTFIPSSHKTPVHELGLNLWRDVVIHSSKTQARLRDTLLELVLRERNGEVINRGLMRNIIKMLMDLGLSVYQEDFEKHFLSVSANFYCLESQKFIETCDCGDYLKKAERRLXMIDSHMHTLVHMENSGLVNMLVDDKYEDLGRMYSLFRRVPTGLTVVKDVMTAFVRDTGKQLVMDPERLRDPVDFVQRLLDLKDKYDKIINMSFTNDKTFQNALNSSFEHFINLNARSPEFISLFVDDKLRRGLKGVGEEDVEIVLDKVMMLFRYLQEKDVFEKYYKQHLAKRLLSGKTISDDAERSLIVKLKTECGYQFTSKLEGMFTDMKTSYDTMQGFYASQSDVGDSPSLVVHVLTTGSWPTQPSPQCNLPSELLGVCEKFRAYYLGTHNGRRLSWQTNMGTADLKATFGKGQKHELNVSTYQMCVLMLFNNADRLTCKEIEQATGIPLLDLKRCLQSLACVKGKNVLRKEPMSKDIAEDDTFFFNDKFTSKFFKVKIGTVVAQRESEPENLETRQRVEEDRKPQIEAAIVRIMKSRRTLDHNNIVAEVTKQLQSRFLPNPVVIKKRIESLIEREFLERDRVDRKLYRYLA; this is translated from the exons ATGAGCTCGCAGAAGAAGAGGACTTTTCAGATAGAAGCGTTCAAGCACCGCGTGGTGGTGGATCCTAAGTACGCTGAGAAGACCTGGAAGGTTCTGGAACATGCAATCCACGAAATATATAACCATAATGCTAGTGGCCTTAGCTTCGAAGAGCTCTATAG GAATGCATACAATATGGTTTTACACAAATTTGGGGAGAAACTTTACTCAGGACTTGTGACGACCATGACTTCTCATCTTAAAGAAATTTCTCAGTCAATTGAATCTGCCCAAGGAGAAATTTTCTTGGAAGAGCTTAACCGGAAGTGGATCGATCATAACAAGGCTTTGCAAATGATCCGAGACATATTGATGTACATGGACAGAACTTTCATACCAAGCAGCCATAAAACTCCTGTTCATGAACTTGGGTTGAATCTGTGGAGGGATGTTGTGATCCACTCCAGCAAAACTCAAGCTAGGCTTAGAGATACACTTCTTGAGCTTGTGCTCAGAGAGAGGAATGGTGAAGTAATAAACAGAGGCTTGAtgagaaacataataaaaatgcTAATGGATTTGGGTTTGTCTGTTTACCAAGAGGACTTTGAGAAGCATTTTCTTAGTGTTTCAGCAAATTTTTACTGTCTTGAATCCCAGAAGTTCATTGAAACATGTGATTGTGGGGATTATCTGAAGAAGGCTGAGAGACGCT AGATGATTGACAGTCATATGCACACGCTAGTACATATGGAGAACTCAGGCCTAGTTAATATGCTTGTGGATGACAAATATGAGGACTTGGGAAGAATGTATAGTCTATTTCGTAGAGTGCCTACTGGGCTTACAGTTGTTAAAGACGTGATGACTGCTTTTGTACGGGATACAGGTAAGCAGCTAGTCATGGATCCTGAAAGGTTGAGAGATCCTGTGGACTTTGTACAGCGTCTCTTGGATTTGAAGGATAAGTATGATAAGATTATTAACATGTCATTTACCAACGACAAGACATTCCAGAATGCCTTGAATTCCTCTTTTGAACATTTCATCAATTTGAATGCTCGGTCTCCAGAGTTCATTTCCTTGTTTGTGGATGACAAACTCCGCAGAGGGTTGAAAGGAGTTGGTGAGGAGGATGTGGAGATTGTATTGGACAAAGTAATGATGCTATTCCGTTACCTTCAAGAAAAGGATGTGTTTGAAAAGTATTACAAGCAACACTTGGCAAAAAGGCTTCTTTCTGGAAAGACCATATCCGATGATGCAGAGAGGAGTTTGATTGTCAAGCTCAAAACAGAGTGTGGATATCAGTTCACTTCTAAGTTGGAGGGTATGTTTACTGACATGAAGACTTCCTATGATACAATGCAAGGTTTCTATGCATCCCAATCTGATGTGGGAGATAGCCCTTCTCTAGTTGTACACGTGCTTACGACAGGTTCATGGCCAACTCAACCTAGCCCTCAGTGTAATCTTCCATCAGAACTCTTGGGCGTATGTGAGAAGTTTCGGGCTTATTATCTTGGCACACACAATGGTAGAAGACTGTCTTGGCAAACAAATATGGGGACTGCTGATTTAAAGGCAACATTTGGTAAGGGCCAGAAGCACGAGCTTAATGTTTCCACATACCAGATGTGCGTACTGATGCTTTTTAACAATGCTGATCGGTTGACTTGTAAGGAGATTGAGCAAGCAACGGGGATACCCTTACTGGACCTGAAGAGGTGCCTTCAGTCTCTGGCCTGTGTCAAAGGAAAGAATGTTCTTCGAAAAGAGCCCATGAGCAAGGACATAGCTGAGGATGATACATTCTTCTTCAATGACAAATTCACAAGCAAGTTCTTCAAGGTAAAGATAGGTACTGTTGTTGCCCAGAGGGAGTCTGAACCTGAAAATCTTGAAACTAGGCAAAGGGTGGAAGAAGACAGAAAACCGCAGATTGAGGCGGCAATTGTGAGGATAATGAAATCCAGGAGGACCCTAGATCACAACAACATCGTCGCCGAGGTCACAAAGCAGCTGCAGTCAAGATTTTTGCCTAATCCAGTTGTTATTAAAAAACGGATTGAATCCCTTATAGAGCGTGAGTTTTTGGAGAGGGACAGAGTGGACAGAAAACTGTACCGCTACCTTGCTTGA